The genomic stretch CCTCTACATACTATACCACCTCGTCAGAGTACAGAACTCGATCATCATGTTGACCCCGGCGTCGGGGTATAGAAACACCTTAAGCCGCAACGGCAAGCCCCGATCCTGTGAGCCCTGTCGCAAACTGAAGGCGAGATGTGACCACAAGATCCCTGTCTgtggaagatgccgatcGAGATGCATTGCTCACAAGTGTTCCTACCATCCAGCGCCGTTGACTCAGTCCAAGGTGAGCGGCGCTGATGTTATTACATTATAGTCAGTAGTCCATCCTCTCATTGCTTAACGACGCCCCGATAAACAGTGATGCTAACGGGATGGCAGTATCAACAACCTCACGCATCCGCCGAATCAAGATCACGGCACCGAGGCTAGTGTTCATGGAATCCCCTCAACATCACAAACGGTACTTCTAAGCGACACCGCCGTAGAGACCACGATGATTCCCGAGTTTCCCAATATTGTCGATATCTGGCTCCACGATATCCCCATACGTTTGCCGCGCATTAACGCTATCAGCAAGTTGGTCCGACGCTGGTTGCAAGTTAGTCCTAGCTGCCCAGTGCCCAGATTCATgctcaaagaggtgctgGTCTCTGTTGAATCCGCTGCCAATCGAATAAGTCAGGGCCACGGGGAGACTAACAGGCTGGCTGAAGACGTTAAGACTGCAACGTCGCAACAATTGGTGGTTCCCCTTGACACGCGACCCGAGGAATTCTCGAAGATCCTCACTCGGCCGTCCCTGAGAGCCGAAGCCATTGGTCTCGTGCTGAGCATGGCTGGCAATGCAGCAATCTGCCTGCTTGAATCGGATATAGTATTTTCTGTCTCAGACATGCATGTGTTAGATCGCAAGGCATTTGCCAAGGATATGTTGTTTAGCCAGCGACGCAGCCATTACCATTGCTGATAAGTACTGTGGTCTTCATGACGTTATGTTGTGGCTAAGATACGAAAATTTCCTTCTTACGTTGAATTGCTGTGGATATGCAAGTAAGTACAGTAACGAGGAGGGCGATGAGAATGCCACTTGGGCTAATAGCTAGGTCGCACTGCAGGCCATCGTACCTGGACCCGATCTGGGCAACTTTTCAGTGACATGTTCGCCATAGACGCTCATCGCGATTTCAAAGAACCCTCAGATACGCCCTGGTTCCTCAGGGAGATACAGACACGATTGTTTGCCTGTATGTACCAGGATGACAAAGTCATTTCTAATATCCTTGGCAAACTACCTCGTGTACCCAGACACTATTGCAATCGCAAGCTGCCTCTGGATATAAGTGACGAGAGCCTGTTAACTCCCGGACTCACACCGGAAGGTTATAGCCGCCAggaatcttctccatccgactGGTTTCGCGCTCGCTACATATTTGCCACACTGAGGGAGGAAATTCTCAGCATCCGACTAGGGCCTATGAATGCATGCAATGAAGCATTGATCAGGTGAGAAAAATTAGGCAGCACTGTGATTTTGTTGGAAGTTGGCGTGTTTTGATACTTGTCTAGACGAATATCCACGCGGATCCAAAAAGCCTGGGAAGGACTCCCCTCTCGCCTATGTTATGATCCCAACTGTACCAACTTCTCGATGCCTTACCATTACCTCGCTCGGCTTCTGCTCTACCTTGAATATCTCGATCTAAATTTATGCACGCAACAGGTGCTTTTTGATATCCTGGGAAAGGACGATGACACAGAACTCCTGAAGGCTGCAATGATGTTGATGGCCACAACGGCCAACTCCATGCGCCGCTTTTCCAGAAAGTTCGGGGCTTCCAAAGACACTGCCACGATTGTAAGAAGCTAGAGCCTTCCTGGAGTTTTATTCAGCAAAGTATTGACTTCAAGACAGCTATGGAATTACAGTCTGCCAAGCGCAATTGTGCTGGCCAATGCACTTCGGAAGTGTGCTGAGCTCGGCAAGGACATGTCCACTCCATTATCATGGGCCGACTTGTATCGTCAGCTCAACGTTTTAGCTGCTGACCTGGAAACGAGTTCAGATCCTACTGATAGCAACTATTCCTTGTATAATGAACGAAGACATTCATTTTCCAAGCAGCTTGATCACGCGCTAAATGCTCGGCTTGAGAGACCGCCTCTGAAGACACGACCGGGAgcatcgatctcctccaacctGCCAATGGATCATATGGACATATTCACGGATA from Aspergillus oryzae RIB40 DNA, chromosome 1 encodes the following:
- a CDS encoding fungal specific transcription factor domain-containing protein (predicted protein), with the translated sequence MFAIDAHRDFKEPSDTPWFLREIQTRLFACMYQDDKVISNILGKLPRVPRHYCNRKLPLDISDESLLTPGLTPEGYSRQESSPSDWFRARYIFATLREEILSIRLGPMNACNEALIRRISTRIQKAWEGLPSRLCYDPNCTNFSMPYHYLARLLLYLEYLDLNLCTQQVLFDILGKDDDTELLKAAMMLMATTANSMRRFSRKFGASKDTATIYLMIGIYFPIAPSMTLKDVDWANL
- a CDS encoding uncharacterized protein (predicted protein) — encoded protein: MIPEFPNIVDIWLHDIPIRLPRINAISKLVRRWLQVSPSCPVPRFMLKEVLVSVESAANRISQGHGETNRLAEDVKTATSQQLVVPLDTRPEEFSKILTRPSLRAEAIGLVLSMAGNAAICLLESDIVFSVSDMHVQRRSHYHC